Proteins found in one Gimesia chilikensis genomic segment:
- a CDS encoding DUF1501 domain-containing protein gives MFSILNQPQRAAGKMSRRDVLTTGGAGLLGLSLPKMLQAEQQQIVNPFQGGRAKSVIFLFLFGGPSQLETFDMKPEAPSEIRGPFQPIDCRTPGLLISEHLPRLANVSDKFSVVRSMTHTFNDHSGGGHYIQTGQRWHLPIGGGFDATPKDWPSMGSVVEYLTQHTPGGLERDLPNYTVLPNRLGRLQAGGRYIRPGEYAGWLGRAYNPLSTTVDSRDSTDNPYWRDCTDKELSYQIEGLAPEVPLSTIQRRIDLLKHFDLMKRNFDKEDAQIFDRFRQRALALLTSDNTRNALDIKQEPDALRDQYGRHLFGQSCLMARRLVEAGVRFVTVHYDCVDGYSWDSHRNSDDVKQNLLPTFDQGCATLLADLEQRGMLDETLVVALGEMGRTPKPNKSWGRGHWSQLFPALLAGAGIQGGTTYGSSDRQATKPIEHPTTPEDLAATIYWALGIDPGLMLPDSLERPIPINDGGEPLKQLFA, from the coding sequence ATGTTCTCGATTCTGAATCAGCCCCAGCGCGCCGCGGGAAAGATGTCCCGTCGCGATGTCCTTACCACCGGCGGAGCAGGGCTCCTCGGTCTCTCGCTCCCGAAAATGCTGCAGGCGGAACAGCAGCAGATCGTCAACCCGTTTCAGGGTGGTCGGGCGAAATCCGTCATCTTCCTGTTCCTCTTCGGCGGCCCGAGTCAGCTCGAAACCTTCGACATGAAGCCGGAAGCACCCAGCGAAATTCGCGGGCCTTTCCAGCCCATCGACTGTCGTACGCCGGGACTGCTGATCAGCGAACACCTGCCGCGACTGGCGAATGTCTCCGACAAATTCTCCGTCGTCCGCAGCATGACGCACACTTTCAACGATCACAGTGGCGGCGGACATTACATTCAGACGGGACAACGCTGGCACCTGCCCATCGGCGGTGGTTTCGATGCGACTCCCAAAGACTGGCCTTCGATGGGATCGGTCGTCGAATACCTGACCCAGCACACACCCGGCGGACTCGAACGCGATCTCCCCAACTACACCGTGCTCCCCAATCGACTCGGTCGCCTGCAGGCCGGCGGTCGCTACATCCGCCCCGGTGAATACGCGGGCTGGCTGGGACGCGCCTACAATCCGCTCTCCACCACCGTGGACAGCCGCGACTCGACCGACAATCCCTACTGGCGCGACTGCACCGATAAAGAACTCAGTTACCAGATTGAGGGGCTCGCCCCTGAAGTTCCCCTGTCGACGATTCAGCGTCGCATCGATCTGCTCAAGCACTTCGATCTGATGAAACGCAACTTCGACAAAGAGGACGCCCAGATCTTCGACCGCTTTCGACAACGGGCGCTCGCCCTTTTGACTTCCGACAACACCCGCAATGCGCTCGACATCAAACAGGAACCGGATGCCCTCCGCGATCAGTACGGACGGCACCTGTTCGGTCAATCCTGTCTGATGGCCCGCCGCCTCGTGGAAGCCGGCGTGCGCTTCGTCACCGTGCATTACGACTGTGTCGACGGGTACAGCTGGGACTCGCATCGCAACAGTGACGATGTCAAACAGAACCTGCTGCCGACCTTCGATCAGGGCTGCGCCACACTGCTGGCCGACCTGGAACAGCGGGGCATGCTCGACGAAACACTCGTCGTCGCCCTGGGTGAAATGGGCCGCACTCCCAAACCAAACAAGAGCTGGGGCCGCGGCCACTGGAGCCAGCTCTTCCCGGCACTGCTTGCCGGAGCCGGCATCCAGGGAGGCACCACTTACGGCAGTTCCGACCGCCAGGCCACCAAACCAATTGAGCATCCCACGACTCCTGAAGACCTCGCCGCCACCATCTACTGGGCGCTGGGAATCGACCCGGGCCTGATGCTCCCCGACTCCCTCGAACGCCCCATCCCCATCAACGACGGCGGCGAACCACTCAAACAGCTCTTCGCTTGA
- a CDS encoding outer membrane protein assembly factor BamB family protein, with the protein MLSLRNQCLLLALQVLCFTGFNGMRPAQAEDWPQFRGPNCSGVSTEKHKLPAEFDDQKNVIWSAELGDGIGCPVVAGGRVFTSGMVDKEKVGLYAFDAETGKKLWERTWNTGELLEIHKTNSFAATTPAADDERVYFYFSTLGMLAVDAETGADVWKQELPIPYFVFKWGAGMSPTLYKDLVLFCQDDDLAPAFYAFDKKTGKIVWKDDRSDQAVNYSHPVICETDKGDEIVVAGTGKLIGYDPKTGKRLWSARTLLRNIKTTPVSRDGIIYVSLQSGGIANQWLASIDRWETGNSDGKVTKEEIQAFVGKTKVPEAFYKKTFDRGDLNKDGALEGEELDIAFLPPGNEAGAKFGEEPAQEFVLAVKGGGRGDVTKSHLLWKHKTKYTDHIVSPLVTENRMFLVKGGGISTCYEIDKGKKVWGPKRIQNECEYFASPIYGDGKIYVAGENGKIVVLEDGPEQKIIAKNDMGDSILGTPAIADGRLFIRTRKHLYSIGLK; encoded by the coding sequence ATGCTTTCGTTACGGAATCAGTGTTTGTTGCTGGCTTTACAGGTTTTATGTTTTACCGGGTTCAACGGGATGCGTCCCGCACAGGCGGAAGACTGGCCACAGTTCCGCGGCCCGAACTGCTCTGGTGTCTCCACGGAAAAACATAAACTGCCGGCTGAGTTCGACGATCAGAAAAATGTGATCTGGTCCGCAGAACTGGGCGACGGCATCGGCTGTCCGGTGGTTGCGGGCGGACGCGTATTTACATCGGGAATGGTCGACAAGGAGAAGGTCGGCCTGTATGCCTTTGACGCTGAGACCGGTAAGAAACTGTGGGAACGGACCTGGAATACGGGTGAGCTTTTAGAGATTCACAAAACCAACAGCTTTGCCGCCACGACTCCGGCTGCGGATGACGAGCGGGTTTACTTTTACTTCAGCACACTCGGGATGCTGGCCGTCGATGCGGAAACGGGAGCGGATGTCTGGAAACAGGAACTGCCGATACCCTACTTCGTCTTCAAATGGGGCGCGGGGATGTCCCCGACTCTGTATAAGGACCTGGTGCTGTTCTGTCAGGACGACGACCTGGCGCCGGCATTTTATGCCTTCGATAAAAAGACTGGGAAAATTGTCTGGAAAGATGATCGCAGCGACCAGGCGGTGAACTACTCGCATCCCGTGATCTGTGAAACGGATAAAGGAGATGAAATCGTGGTGGCCGGTACCGGGAAACTGATCGGCTACGATCCGAAGACCGGCAAGCGGCTCTGGAGTGCACGTACCCTGCTGCGAAATATCAAAACCACGCCGGTCAGCCGGGACGGGATCATCTATGTCTCGCTGCAGAGTGGCGGGATTGCCAATCAGTGGCTGGCTTCGATCGACCGCTGGGAGACCGGTAACAGCGATGGTAAGGTGACCAAGGAAGAGATCCAGGCATTCGTCGGTAAAACCAAAGTTCCTGAGGCGTTCTACAAGAAGACTTTCGACCGGGGCGATCTGAACAAAGACGGTGCTCTGGAAGGAGAAGAACTGGACATCGCGTTTCTGCCTCCCGGAAATGAAGCGGGTGCCAAGTTTGGTGAAGAACCGGCCCAGGAGTTCGTACTGGCCGTCAAAGGGGGCGGACGCGGCGACGTGACGAAATCGCATCTGCTCTGGAAGCATAAGACCAAGTACACCGACCATATCGTCTCACCGCTGGTGACAGAGAACCGGATGTTCCTGGTCAAAGGGGGCGGAATTTCGACCTGTTATGAAATCGACAAAGGCAAGAAGGTCTGGGGACCGAAACGGATTCAGAACGAATGCGAATACTTTGCCTCTCCGATTTATGGTGACGGGAAGATTTATGTCGCCGGCGAAAACGGGAAGATCGTGGTGCTGGAAGACGGTCCCGAGCAGAAGATCATCGCCAAGAACGACATGGGAGATTCGATTCTGGGGACCCCGGCGATCGCTGACGGGCGGTTGTTTATTCGGACCCGCAAGCATCTGTATTCTATAGGATTGAAATAA
- a CDS encoding glycoside hydrolase family 71/99-like protein yields the protein MFLLSQISVQAEQPVFVHYMPWYASKPVSGQWGWHWTMGHFNPDKLAGKGIREAATHDPPVIGLYDSNDPDVLECQVLLMKLAGIEGVIIDWYGITDFRDYGMVHRNTQHLVKFVKRAGLKFAICYEDQTLKHLVEGKQIPASQVMAQGKSVMGWLDEHWFGDDAYLQVDGKPLLLVFGPQYLNQSQWNELRTGLKHSPLICGLPHLVQPAGLDGLFAWPPVSGGKTITPEMWRKRLTEYYARAPQETVISVAFPGFRDIYQQAGLHASYGSIDARDGRTLQETLRLAADSKTPLIQVATWNDYGEGTVVEPQAQGGYRNLEIIRSFIDARSPRKVTGTACDLRLPVLWYRLKKQYAGEQTVTAKLNEAAALLLAGDIEPARRILEEFALDE from the coding sequence GTGTTTCTGCTGTCTCAGATCTCTGTACAAGCTGAGCAACCGGTGTTCGTGCATTACATGCCCTGGTATGCGTCAAAGCCGGTCAGTGGACAATGGGGCTGGCACTGGACGATGGGGCATTTCAATCCGGATAAGCTGGCTGGAAAAGGGATCAGAGAAGCGGCCACGCATGATCCCCCTGTCATCGGGCTGTATGATTCGAATGATCCCGATGTGCTGGAGTGTCAGGTCCTGCTCATGAAACTGGCGGGGATTGAGGGGGTGATCATCGACTGGTACGGGATCACGGATTTTCGCGATTACGGAATGGTGCACCGTAACACGCAGCACCTGGTCAAATTTGTGAAACGGGCCGGATTGAAGTTCGCAATCTGTTACGAAGACCAGACACTCAAACATCTGGTGGAGGGAAAACAGATTCCCGCCTCTCAGGTGATGGCCCAGGGGAAATCCGTGATGGGCTGGCTGGACGAGCACTGGTTTGGCGATGACGCTTATCTACAGGTGGACGGCAAGCCTCTGCTGCTGGTTTTCGGTCCTCAGTATTTAAATCAATCACAGTGGAATGAATTGAGAACCGGCTTGAAACATTCGCCCCTGATCTGTGGATTGCCGCATCTGGTTCAACCCGCCGGTCTGGACGGACTCTTTGCCTGGCCCCCTGTTTCCGGCGGGAAAACGATCACGCCTGAAATGTGGCGGAAACGGCTCACTGAGTACTACGCACGAGCGCCACAGGAGACGGTTATTTCAGTAGCCTTTCCCGGCTTTCGCGACATCTATCAGCAGGCGGGCCTGCATGCGAGCTATGGATCAATCGACGCCCGGGATGGAAGAACCTTACAGGAAACGTTGCGACTGGCAGCCGACAGCAAGACGCCGCTGATTCAGGTCGCGACCTGGAACGATTACGGTGAGGGAACTGTAGTGGAACCGCAGGCACAGGGGGGCTATCGGAATCTGGAGATCATCCGGTCGTTTATTGATGCACGGTCTCCCCGGAAAGTTACAGGGACGGCCTGCGATTTACGGCTGCCGGTGTTATGGTATCGACTCAAGAAACAGTATGCGGGTGAGCAGACCGTGACGGCAAAACTGAATGAAGCTGCCGCCCTGCTCCTGGCGGGAGACATAGAGCCGGCCCGTCGGATTCTGGAAGAGTTTGCGTTGGATGAGTGA
- a CDS encoding LacI family DNA-binding transcriptional regulator, translating into MSKSVNKSITLKEVAAAAGVSVSTASRALSGKAEAYRISSATEQSVRKAAEKLQFSPSLLARSLRSQQTKLLGVVLPNVANPFFAAIAREITLAAEEEGYSVLLTDSQENSETEARLVDQLQARQIEGLVVCPVGIENRHLKSLAKQKLPLVLVDRGFDDPALVSVTSDHRAGAREGMQQLLEAGHKTIGVLQGLPETLPNRERLAGVQAALEDQGLKYDPRLIAGHNFDEASGYAAVKTLLTERLEITALFAFSNQNALGALRAASELGRVIPDDLSLIAFDDHPFAAYLAAPLSSVSQDVNQLGRVAARLLLEQIRTGVPPEQKHYQIPVQLIQRASIQPPA; encoded by the coding sequence ATGAGCAAGTCTGTAAATAAATCGATTACGTTGAAAGAGGTCGCTGCCGCTGCCGGGGTGAGCGTCTCGACGGCTTCACGGGCACTCTCCGGGAAGGCGGAGGCGTATCGCATCAGCAGTGCGACCGAGCAGTCGGTGCGGAAAGCAGCCGAAAAACTGCAGTTCTCCCCCAGCCTGCTGGCGCGATCGTTGCGTTCTCAACAGACCAAACTTCTGGGCGTGGTGCTGCCTAATGTGGCGAACCCTTTCTTTGCGGCGATTGCGCGGGAGATCACCCTGGCGGCCGAGGAAGAGGGCTATTCGGTGCTGCTGACGGACAGTCAGGAGAACAGTGAGACCGAGGCCCGGCTGGTGGACCAGCTGCAGGCGAGACAGATTGAAGGGCTGGTGGTCTGCCCGGTGGGGATTGAGAATCGCCATTTGAAATCGCTGGCAAAACAGAAGCTGCCCCTGGTGCTGGTCGATCGTGGCTTTGACGATCCCGCGCTGGTGAGTGTGACGTCCGATCATCGGGCGGGAGCCCGGGAGGGGATGCAGCAACTCCTGGAAGCGGGACACAAGACAATCGGCGTGTTACAGGGATTGCCCGAGACCCTGCCCAACCGGGAACGACTGGCGGGCGTGCAGGCCGCTCTGGAGGATCAGGGACTGAAGTATGATCCGAGACTGATCGCCGGTCATAATTTTGATGAAGCTTCCGGATATGCAGCAGTGAAAACGCTGCTCACGGAACGTCTCGAGATCACTGCGCTGTTTGCTTTCAGTAACCAGAACGCACTGGGGGCACTGCGGGCGGCCAGCGAACTGGGACGTGTAATTCCCGATGATCTGTCATTGATCGCATTCGACGATCACCCGTTTGCCGCTTATCTGGCTGCGCCACTTTCGTCGGTCAGCCAGGATGTGAACCAGCTGGGGCGCGTGGCGGCCCGCTTACTGCTGGAGCAGATCCGGACCGGCGTACCACCCGAACAGAAACATTATCAGATTCCCGTCCAGCTCATTCAACGGGCTTCCATACAGCCGCCCGCCTGA
- a CDS encoding nucleoside hydrolase, giving the protein MKRFPQMLALTAAVLSLVCAVPLNRITAAEPERPVPLIFDTDIGNDVDDVLALGMIHALEARGDCKLLAVTITKDNPLAASFTDAVNTFYGKGDVPIGICKSGVTPQTGKFNVLAEKKDNGQLRYPHDLTDPKQAPSAVTVLRKALAGAKDHSVVIAQVGFSTNLANLLKSPADDISPLTGEQLVKQKVKLLSVMAGAFEKIPSKGKMVDHREYNVVKDIPAAQKLAQDWPTPIVWSGFEIGLSVPYPHESILEDYNYVDHHPLAEAYILYIPPPHDRPTWDLTSVLYGVFPHRGYFDLSEAGTVTVEKDGLTTFQKSADGKHRYLKLNEVQRARLIEALVQLSSQPPQK; this is encoded by the coding sequence ATGAAACGATTCCCTCAGATGCTCGCCCTGACGGCAGCGGTGCTCAGTTTGGTCTGTGCAGTGCCGCTGAACCGGATTACTGCTGCCGAGCCGGAACGCCCGGTTCCGCTGATCTTTGACACGGATATCGGAAACGATGTGGACGATGTTCTCGCGTTGGGCATGATTCACGCGCTGGAGGCCCGTGGCGACTGCAAGCTGCTGGCGGTGACCATTACGAAAGACAACCCGCTGGCGGCGTCTTTCACCGATGCCGTGAATACGTTTTACGGTAAGGGAGATGTCCCGATCGGGATCTGCAAGAGCGGCGTCACACCCCAGACTGGCAAGTTTAATGTGCTGGCGGAAAAGAAAGACAACGGCCAGCTGCGGTATCCACACGATCTGACGGATCCAAAACAGGCGCCTTCAGCCGTGACGGTGTTGCGGAAGGCACTGGCGGGAGCGAAAGATCATTCGGTGGTGATCGCGCAGGTCGGGTTCTCGACGAACCTGGCGAATCTGCTCAAGTCACCCGCGGATGACATCAGTCCGCTGACCGGGGAGCAGCTGGTAAAACAGAAAGTGAAGCTGCTGTCAGTAATGGCGGGAGCGTTTGAGAAGATTCCGAGTAAGGGGAAGATGGTCGATCATCGGGAATACAACGTGGTGAAAGACATTCCAGCGGCGCAGAAACTGGCGCAAGACTGGCCAACGCCGATTGTCTGGAGCGGCTTTGAGATTGGTCTCTCGGTCCCCTACCCGCATGAGAGTATCCTGGAAGATTATAACTACGTAGATCATCATCCGCTGGCGGAGGCTTATATTCTGTACATTCCGCCGCCGCACGATCGTCCTACGTGGGATCTGACCAGCGTGCTGTACGGCGTCTTTCCGCATCGGGGGTATTTCGATCTGTCTGAGGCAGGCACCGTGACCGTTGAGAAAGATGGCCTGACGACCTTTCAAAAATCAGCGGACGGCAAGCATCGCTATCTGAAACTGAATGAAGTGCAGCGGGCCCGCCTGATTGAAGCACTCGTGCAACTCTCCAGTCAGCCTCCTCAGAAATAG
- the rbsK gene encoding ribokinase — MSEIRRARIAVLGSINMDLMIRSTKLPLPGETVIAEAKVENPGGKGANQAVAAARMGAEVTMIGCVGDDSFAEELLQNLEAEGVQTQLVSRKRETTSGVAVVMVETSGENAILVVPGANGLVGPAELEQARQVICDSDVLLMQLEVPVETVIAAAKIAREAGVPVILDPAPAPAHFPAELLDVDLICPNQSEAAALLGQSVGSVEEAVALVSELAQQGPRRAIITLADQGAVLFDGECVETVASFKVDAVDSTAAGDAFAAGLAVRLAEQADLKEAVRFASAAGALAASGAGAQSAMPTREQIETLLTK; from the coding sequence ATGAGCGAGATACGACGTGCGCGCATTGCCGTGCTGGGGTCGATCAACATGGATCTGATGATCCGGTCGACGAAGTTACCCCTGCCAGGCGAGACGGTGATCGCAGAGGCGAAAGTCGAAAACCCCGGAGGTAAAGGTGCCAACCAGGCGGTCGCCGCAGCGCGGATGGGAGCGGAAGTGACCATGATCGGCTGCGTGGGGGATGACAGTTTCGCAGAGGAACTGCTGCAGAACCTGGAAGCCGAAGGCGTGCAGACGCAACTCGTCTCGCGTAAGCGAGAGACCACCAGCGGCGTCGCGGTGGTGATGGTGGAGACGAGCGGCGAAAACGCGATTCTGGTGGTCCCCGGTGCCAACGGTCTGGTGGGACCGGCGGAACTGGAACAGGCGCGGCAGGTGATCTGTGACAGCGATGTATTGCTGATGCAGCTCGAGGTCCCGGTGGAGACGGTGATCGCAGCTGCGAAGATCGCACGGGAGGCGGGGGTGCCTGTGATTCTGGATCCGGCCCCTGCCCCGGCTCACTTCCCGGCGGAGTTGCTAGACGTGGATCTGATCTGTCCGAATCAGTCGGAGGCGGCGGCACTGCTGGGGCAATCTGTCGGATCCGTGGAGGAGGCAGTGGCTCTCGTTTCTGAACTGGCACAGCAGGGACCGCGACGGGCGATTATTACGCTCGCCGATCAGGGGGCGGTCCTCTTTGATGGCGAGTGTGTGGAAACGGTAGCCTCATTTAAAGTCGATGCGGTCGACTCGACGGCAGCCGGGGATGCGTTTGCGGCGGGACTGGCAGTCCGACTGGCGGAACAGGCCGATTTGAAGGAAGCCGTCCGGTTTGCTTCGGCGGCGGGGGCCCTGGCGGCATCCGGGGCGGGCGCCCAGTCGGCGATGCCGACGCGGGAACAGATTGAAACACTTTTAACCAAATAA
- a CDS encoding sugar ABC transporter substrate-binding protein, whose protein sequence is MNQFRKGARLALAMTICSLLLSCAEPADNAAKSSEEKSENQKPKIALIMKSLANDFFSTMAKGAETHQQEHGAEYELVVNGIKDERDLSRQVALVEEMVASGVDAIVIAPADSKALVPALRRAREAGVVVINIDNKLDQEILEAEKIEIPFVGPDNKAGAKKVGEYLAKQLKAGDEVIVLEGIRTSFNGTQRRLGFEEAMKAADIKIADSQSAQWEMSMANTLALSMLSEHPKVKAILAANDSMALGALAAVKNNGKAGDVLIVGFDNIAAVQQAIKDGQILATADQHGDQLAVYGIEYALNLLKDPQAKLEDRETPVDLVTAEVLK, encoded by the coding sequence ATGAATCAGTTCAGGAAAGGGGCCAGGCTGGCCCTGGCGATGACAATCTGTAGTCTGCTGCTGAGTTGTGCAGAGCCAGCGGATAATGCAGCGAAATCGAGTGAGGAGAAATCAGAGAATCAGAAGCCAAAGATTGCGTTGATTATGAAATCGCTGGCGAATGATTTCTTCTCGACGATGGCCAAAGGGGCGGAAACGCATCAGCAGGAGCATGGCGCCGAATACGAGTTGGTCGTCAACGGGATCAAGGATGAACGCGATCTGAGTCGCCAGGTGGCGCTGGTCGAAGAGATGGTCGCCAGCGGCGTGGATGCGATTGTAATTGCCCCGGCGGATTCAAAAGCACTGGTGCCGGCTCTGCGACGGGCCCGTGAAGCGGGTGTGGTCGTGATCAATATCGACAACAAGCTGGATCAGGAAATTCTAGAAGCGGAGAAGATCGAGATCCCGTTTGTCGGTCCTGATAACAAAGCGGGAGCTAAGAAAGTAGGCGAATATCTGGCCAAACAGCTGAAAGCCGGGGATGAAGTGATCGTGCTGGAGGGGATCCGGACTTCGTTCAACGGGACACAGCGGCGGCTCGGTTTTGAAGAGGCGATGAAGGCCGCAGATATCAAGATTGCGGACAGCCAGTCGGCCCAGTGGGAAATGAGCATGGCGAATACGCTGGCGCTGTCGATGCTGAGCGAACATCCCAAGGTCAAGGCGATCCTGGCGGCGAATGACAGTATGGCACTGGGAGCCCTGGCGGCGGTGAAGAACAACGGCAAAGCGGGGGATGTGCTGATTGTCGGCTTTGATAACATCGCTGCGGTGCAGCAGGCGATTAAAGACGGACAGATTCTGGCGACCGCGGATCAGCATGGCGATCAACTGGCCGTGTATGGAATCGAGTATGCCCTGAATCTGCTCAAGGATCCGCAGGCGAAACTGGAAGATCGGGAGACGCCCGTCGATCTGGTGACGGCTGAGGTTCTGAAATGA
- a CDS encoding sugar ABC transporter ATP-binding protein: MTGTPPRFSTEGLSKDYVVRVLDGVQFELRAGEIHALVGANGAGKSTLCKMISGLVPLTEGQMLLNGVPYSPADKRSAESLGVQIVQQELNLIPTLSVAENLLLGRYPQRWGVIDRRELQRRARTALDRFGLTDIATDQSAESLGVGQQQMLEIAAALDRKCELLILDEPTAALSAGETERLFARLDELRAQGVGIIYISHRLDEIARIADRLTVLRDGKYVSTHAVSEFQPIERVVDLMTGETQAVQHALQEHTNHSQTQTLLRVDGMTGGPVQEVSFSVQAGERYGIAGLVGAGRTELLRLIFGADRATRGDVFLRGESVPRRFSHPHEAVAAKMAMVTEDRKQNGLLLSQSIRVNTTLPSLDRLAGTAGVIDRQREASVVRTEWERLGIRARDMEQSVGTLSGGNQQKVAVAKWLLKDADVFLFDEPTRGIDVAARRKIHQLFDELARQGKALVIVSSDLEELFETCDRIGVMSAGRLVSEYGREEWSYDAIMQDCFAGYASQEKTKIGGSTR, encoded by the coding sequence ATGACGGGTACGCCGCCGCGGTTTTCGACAGAAGGGCTTTCGAAGGACTACGTGGTGCGTGTGCTCGATGGTGTGCAGTTTGAACTGCGCGCGGGCGAGATTCACGCGCTGGTAGGCGCCAACGGAGCCGGGAAGAGCACGCTGTGCAAAATGATTTCCGGCCTGGTCCCGCTGACGGAAGGTCAGATGTTGTTGAACGGTGTCCCCTACTCTCCCGCCGACAAGCGATCGGCGGAGTCGCTGGGCGTGCAGATAGTGCAGCAGGAACTGAACCTGATACCGACGCTCTCCGTGGCCGAGAATCTGCTGCTGGGACGCTATCCGCAGCGGTGGGGCGTGATCGATCGTCGGGAACTGCAGCGGCGGGCTCGTACGGCGCTGGACCGGTTCGGGCTCACGGATATCGCTACGGATCAGAGTGCCGAGAGTTTGGGAGTGGGCCAGCAACAGATGCTGGAGATCGCGGCAGCGCTGGATCGAAAGTGTGAGCTGCTGATTCTAGATGAGCCGACGGCGGCGCTGAGTGCGGGCGAAACGGAGCGTCTGTTTGCACGACTGGATGAGTTGCGTGCGCAGGGCGTGGGGATCATTTATATCAGCCATCGCCTGGATGAGATCGCGCGGATTGCGGACCGGCTGACCGTGTTGCGGGACGGGAAGTATGTCAGCACGCATGCGGTCAGCGAGTTTCAGCCGATCGAGCGGGTGGTGGATCTGATGACCGGAGAGACACAGGCGGTGCAGCATGCGCTGCAGGAGCACACGAACCACTCCCAGACGCAGACGCTGTTACGCGTGGACGGCATGACGGGAGGACCGGTTCAGGAGGTCAGCTTTTCCGTGCAGGCGGGAGAACGGTATGGGATCGCGGGTCTGGTGGGCGCGGGACGGACGGAACTGTTGCGGCTGATTTTTGGAGCCGATCGCGCGACGCGGGGTGACGTTTTTCTGCGGGGCGAGAGTGTGCCCCGTCGATTTAGTCATCCGCATGAAGCGGTGGCGGCGAAAATGGCGATGGTGACGGAGGACCGCAAGCAGAACGGATTGTTGCTCTCGCAGTCCATTCGGGTGAATACGACGCTGCCCAGTCTGGATCGACTGGCGGGGACTGCAGGCGTGATCGACCGTCAGCGGGAAGCGTCAGTTGTGCGGACTGAATGGGAACGACTGGGGATTCGTGCCCGGGACATGGAACAGAGCGTGGGCACGCTCAGCGGGGGGAATCAGCAAAAGGTCGCGGTGGCGAAGTGGCTGCTCAAGGATGCGGATGTGTTTCTGTTTGACGAACCGACGCGGGGCATCGATGTGGCGGCGCGGCGGAAAATTCATCAGCTGTTTGATGAACTGGCCCGGCAAGGGAAAGCCCTGGTAATTGTCAGCAGTGACCTGGAAGAACTGTTCGAGACCTGTGACCGGATCGGTGTGATGTCGGCAGGTCGGCTGGTGAGCGAATATGGAAGGGAGGAGTGGTCGTATGACGCGATTATGCAGGACTGTTTTGCAGGGTATGCATCACAAGAGAAAACGAAAATCGGAGGATCGACGCGATGA
- a CDS encoding ABC transporter permease, with amino-acid sequence MTDSPAPLPENQSSRGGLTYSLFQYAGLLGVLVLLVLIFHRMSDHFLTRQTLATVANNIPDLLVISVGMTLVLIIGGIDLSVGSLLALSSAVLGVCMVDWGWPLWAAVPVCLGTGALCGMLNGVISVKAGIPSFIVTLGMLEMARGGAYLLTDSQTKYIGSSIEWIGVPVKGLLFSPAFLLALVIVAVGQYLLTRTVFGRYCMAIGTNAEAVRMSGIRTAPCSIVVFTISGLLCGLAGVMQTSRLSTADPNAAVGLELSAIAACVIGGTSLMGGRGSVINTFFGVLIIAVLQTGLAQIGATDPLKRVITGAVIIVAVLLDAARQRWKRGG; translated from the coding sequence ATGACTGACTCCCCTGCTCCACTCCCGGAAAACCAATCGTCGCGCGGCGGGCTGACGTATTCACTGTTTCAATATGCGGGCCTGCTGGGTGTGCTGGTGCTGCTGGTATTGATTTTCCACCGGATGAGTGATCACTTTCTGACGCGGCAGACGCTGGCTACGGTGGCGAATAACATTCCGGACCTGCTGGTGATTTCGGTGGGAATGACGCTGGTGCTGATAATTGGCGGGATCGATCTATCCGTCGGCTCGCTGCTGGCACTTTCCTCGGCGGTGCTGGGCGTGTGCATGGTCGACTGGGGCTGGCCTTTGTGGGCGGCGGTGCCTGTCTGCCTGGGGACCGGTGCGCTGTGCGGGATGCTGAATGGTGTGATCAGTGTGAAGGCGGGGATTCCTTCGTTTATTGTGACGCTGGGTATGCTGGAGATGGCACGCGGCGGTGCGTACCTGCTGACCGATTCGCAGACAAAGTACATCGGTTCGTCGATTGAATGGATCGGTGTGCCCGTGAAGGGGCTGCTGTTCTCACCCGCATTTCTGCTGGCACTGGTGATTGTGGCGGTGGGACAATATCTGCTGACGCGGACGGTTTTTGGTCGCTATTGTATGGCGATCGGAACGAATGCGGAGGCGGTGCGGATGTCGGGAATTCGGACGGCCCCCTGCTCGATCGTGGTGTTTACGATCAGTGGTCTGTTGTGTGGTCTGGCGGGCGTGATGCAGACCTCGCGACTCTCAACGGCAGATCCGAATGCGGCGGTGGGACTCGAACTTTCGGCGATTGCGGCCTGTGTGATTGGCGGGACGAGCCTGATGGGCGGCCGTGGTTCGGTGATTAATACATTCTTTGGTGTGCTGATCATCGCGGTGCTGCAGACGGGGCTGGCCCAGATTGGAGCGACCGATCCTCTCAAGCGGGTGATCACCGGGGCGGTGATTATCGTCGCGGTGCTGCTGGATGCGGCGCGGCAGCGGTGGAAACGTGGTGGTTGA